The following proteins are co-located in the Primulina tabacum isolate GXHZ01 chromosome 11, ASM2559414v2, whole genome shotgun sequence genome:
- the LOC142519461 gene encoding uncharacterized protein LOC142519461 isoform X2: protein MGQALRRATGRIGGSRVDTTPSPSSLSKPIERRPPAAPINQEPLNSGVTSDSGASRVNSDNVLEDRDPQYDVMLSQMVGRIRPKPGGKLEMGEASVVEKYKRPLPKLRNTTQDSSRYEERPASPGTLNVSQLREIILLYEGKAEDHDGPMDIAQIAGRFRVDVTQVQKIVQFVASFPEVKNKTKNDQE, encoded by the exons ATGGGTCAGGCACTCCGTCGAGCTACTGGAAGGATCGGCGGGTCCAGAGTTGATACGACGCCGTCTCCCTCATCTCTGAGCAAGCCCATTGAACGCCGGCCACCAGCTGCTCCCATCAACCAGGAACCCTTGAATTCTGGCGTCACTTCTGACTCTG GTGCATCGAGAGTGAATAGCGACAATGTGCTTGAAGATCGTGATCCACAATACGATGTTATGCTTAGTCAAATGGTGGGAAGAATTCGACCCAAGCCTGGAGGGAAGCTTGAGATGGGGGAG GCCTCTGTGGTGGAGAAATACAAAAGGCCTTTGCCAAAATTAAGGAATACTACCCAAGATTCCAGCCGATATGAGGAGAGGCCTGCTTCTCCTGGAACCCTGAATGTATCACAGCTAAGGGAAATCATCCTGCTGTATGAAGGCAAGGCCGAGGACCATGATGGCCCGATGGATATCGCTCAGATTGCTGGTCGTTTTCGTGTTGATGTTACACAGGTTCAAAAGATTGTCCAGTTTGTTGCCTCGTTTCCCGAggtcaaaaacaaaacaaaaaatgacCAAGAATGA
- the LOC142519461 gene encoding uncharacterized protein LOC142519461 isoform X1: protein MGQALRRATGRIGGSRVDTTPSPSSLSKPIERRPPAAPINQEPLNSGVTSDSGGASRVNSDNVLEDRDPQYDVMLSQMVGRIRPKPGGKLEMGEASVVEKYKRPLPKLRNTTQDSSRYEERPASPGTLNVSQLREIILLYEGKAEDHDGPMDIAQIAGRFRVDVTQVQKIVQFVASFPEVKNKTKNDQE from the exons ATGGGTCAGGCACTCCGTCGAGCTACTGGAAGGATCGGCGGGTCCAGAGTTGATACGACGCCGTCTCCCTCATCTCTGAGCAAGCCCATTGAACGCCGGCCACCAGCTGCTCCCATCAACCAGGAACCCTTGAATTCTGGCGTCACTTCTGACTCTG GAGGTGCATCGAGAGTGAATAGCGACAATGTGCTTGAAGATCGTGATCCACAATACGATGTTATGCTTAGTCAAATGGTGGGAAGAATTCGACCCAAGCCTGGAGGGAAGCTTGAGATGGGGGAG GCCTCTGTGGTGGAGAAATACAAAAGGCCTTTGCCAAAATTAAGGAATACTACCCAAGATTCCAGCCGATATGAGGAGAGGCCTGCTTCTCCTGGAACCCTGAATGTATCACAGCTAAGGGAAATCATCCTGCTGTATGAAGGCAAGGCCGAGGACCATGATGGCCCGATGGATATCGCTCAGATTGCTGGTCGTTTTCGTGTTGATGTTACACAGGTTCAAAAGATTGTCCAGTTTGTTGCCTCGTTTCCCGAggtcaaaaacaaaacaaaaaatgacCAAGAATGA
- the LOC142519255 gene encoding pentatricopeptide repeat-containing protein At4g21190 isoform X1: protein MWRIFLSLLSDWGMNLFWVTMENIYSLNLTSIFSNHSFLSCFCFRMLGLRHSLAIFGTGLEPVQFSKNSCRNLVVSFPINEDMFSVSAKTQCGAKGPRPRYPRVWKTKKRIGTISKSLKLIECIKGLSNVKEEVYGALDSFIAWDLEFPLITVKKALKSLENEKEWKRIIQVTKWMLSKGQGRTMGSYYTLLNALAEDERLDEAEALWGTLFSENLESMPRIFFQRMISIYYHRDMHDKMFEIFADMEELGVRPTMPVVNMVGDVFKKLDMLDKYQKLNRKYPPPKWEYRYIKGKRIRVRAKYLGTTDDDGEISPDKEDDSDLMDHNDNPEISFDECNEVDNMYSKF from the exons ATGTGGAGAATCTTTCTTAGTTTGTTGTCAGATTGGGGAATGAACTTATTTTGGGTTACCATGGAAAATATTTATTCACTAAATTTAACTTCCATCTTCTCTAATCACTCATTCCTATCTTGCTTTTGTTTCAGGATGCTCGGCTTGAGGCATTCTCTGGCAATTTTCGGTACAGGATTGGAACCTGTTCAGTTTTCGAAGAACAGCTGCCGAAATCTTGTGGTAAGCTTTCCCATCAACGAGGACATGTTCTCAGTTTCTGCAAAAACT CAATGTGGTGCTAAGGGTCCTCGACCAAGGTATCCCCGTGTCTGGAAAACCAAAAAGAGAATAGGGACCATTTCAAAGTCCCTGAAGCTTATTGAGTGT ATTAAGGGATTATCAAATGTCAAAGAGGAGGTGTATGGTGCACTTGATTCCTTTATTGCATGGGATTTAGAATTCCCCCTGATTACAGTGAAGAAAGCTTTGAAAAGCCTTGAAAATGAAAAGGAGTGGAAGAGAATAATTCAG GTAACAAAATGGATGTTAAGCAAAGGTCAAGGGCGAACAATGGGAAGCTATTACACTTTGCTGAATGCTTTGGCAGAGGATGAACGACTTGATGAAGCTGAAGCTCTCTGGGGGACACTATTTTCTGAAAACTTGGAAAGCATGCCCCGTATCTTCTTTCAAAGGATGATCTCAATCTATTATCATAGAGACATGCATGATAAGATGTTTGAG ATATTTGCTGACATGGAAGAGCTCGGCGTTCGACCCACTATGCCGGTCGTTAACATGGTCGGGGATGTATTCAAAAAGCTTGACATGTTGGACAAGTACCaaaaattaaatagaaaatatCCGCCGCCAAAATGGGAATACCGATATATTAAAGGTAAGCGTATCAGAGTCAGAGCAAAATATCTTGGTACAACAGATGATGACGGTGAGATAAGTCCTGACAAAGAAGACGATAGCGATTTAATGGATCATAATGATAATCCTGAAATTAGTTTTGATGAATGCAATGAGGTAGATAATATGTATAGCAAGTTCTAG
- the LOC142519255 gene encoding pentatricopeptide repeat-containing protein At4g21190 isoform X2, which yields MWRIFLSLLSDWGMNLFWVTMENIYSLNLTSIFSNHSFLSCFCFRMLGLRHSLAIFGTGLEPVQFSKNSCRNLVQCGAKGPRPRYPRVWKTKKRIGTISKSLKLIECIKGLSNVKEEVYGALDSFIAWDLEFPLITVKKALKSLENEKEWKRIIQVTKWMLSKGQGRTMGSYYTLLNALAEDERLDEAEALWGTLFSENLESMPRIFFQRMISIYYHRDMHDKMFEIFADMEELGVRPTMPVVNMVGDVFKKLDMLDKYQKLNRKYPPPKWEYRYIKGKRIRVRAKYLGTTDDDGEISPDKEDDSDLMDHNDNPEISFDECNEVDNMYSKF from the exons ATGTGGAGAATCTTTCTTAGTTTGTTGTCAGATTGGGGAATGAACTTATTTTGGGTTACCATGGAAAATATTTATTCACTAAATTTAACTTCCATCTTCTCTAATCACTCATTCCTATCTTGCTTTTGTTTCAGGATGCTCGGCTTGAGGCATTCTCTGGCAATTTTCGGTACAGGATTGGAACCTGTTCAGTTTTCGAAGAACAGCTGCCGAAATCTTGTG CAATGTGGTGCTAAGGGTCCTCGACCAAGGTATCCCCGTGTCTGGAAAACCAAAAAGAGAATAGGGACCATTTCAAAGTCCCTGAAGCTTATTGAGTGT ATTAAGGGATTATCAAATGTCAAAGAGGAGGTGTATGGTGCACTTGATTCCTTTATTGCATGGGATTTAGAATTCCCCCTGATTACAGTGAAGAAAGCTTTGAAAAGCCTTGAAAATGAAAAGGAGTGGAAGAGAATAATTCAG GTAACAAAATGGATGTTAAGCAAAGGTCAAGGGCGAACAATGGGAAGCTATTACACTTTGCTGAATGCTTTGGCAGAGGATGAACGACTTGATGAAGCTGAAGCTCTCTGGGGGACACTATTTTCTGAAAACTTGGAAAGCATGCCCCGTATCTTCTTTCAAAGGATGATCTCAATCTATTATCATAGAGACATGCATGATAAGATGTTTGAG ATATTTGCTGACATGGAAGAGCTCGGCGTTCGACCCACTATGCCGGTCGTTAACATGGTCGGGGATGTATTCAAAAAGCTTGACATGTTGGACAAGTACCaaaaattaaatagaaaatatCCGCCGCCAAAATGGGAATACCGATATATTAAAGGTAAGCGTATCAGAGTCAGAGCAAAATATCTTGGTACAACAGATGATGACGGTGAGATAAGTCCTGACAAAGAAGACGATAGCGATTTAATGGATCATAATGATAATCCTGAAATTAGTTTTGATGAATGCAATGAGGTAGATAATATGTATAGCAAGTTCTAG
- the LOC142519255 gene encoding pentatricopeptide repeat-containing protein At4g21190 isoform X3 produces MLGLRHSLAIFGTGLEPVQFSKNSCRNLVVSFPINEDMFSVSAKTQCGAKGPRPRYPRVWKTKKRIGTISKSLKLIECIKGLSNVKEEVYGALDSFIAWDLEFPLITVKKALKSLENEKEWKRIIQVTKWMLSKGQGRTMGSYYTLLNALAEDERLDEAEALWGTLFSENLESMPRIFFQRMISIYYHRDMHDKMFEIFADMEELGVRPTMPVVNMVGDVFKKLDMLDKYQKLNRKYPPPKWEYRYIKGKRIRVRAKYLGTTDDDGEISPDKEDDSDLMDHNDNPEISFDECNEVDNMYSKF; encoded by the exons ATGCTCGGCTTGAGGCATTCTCTGGCAATTTTCGGTACAGGATTGGAACCTGTTCAGTTTTCGAAGAACAGCTGCCGAAATCTTGTGGTAAGCTTTCCCATCAACGAGGACATGTTCTCAGTTTCTGCAAAAACT CAATGTGGTGCTAAGGGTCCTCGACCAAGGTATCCCCGTGTCTGGAAAACCAAAAAGAGAATAGGGACCATTTCAAAGTCCCTGAAGCTTATTGAGTGT ATTAAGGGATTATCAAATGTCAAAGAGGAGGTGTATGGTGCACTTGATTCCTTTATTGCATGGGATTTAGAATTCCCCCTGATTACAGTGAAGAAAGCTTTGAAAAGCCTTGAAAATGAAAAGGAGTGGAAGAGAATAATTCAG GTAACAAAATGGATGTTAAGCAAAGGTCAAGGGCGAACAATGGGAAGCTATTACACTTTGCTGAATGCTTTGGCAGAGGATGAACGACTTGATGAAGCTGAAGCTCTCTGGGGGACACTATTTTCTGAAAACTTGGAAAGCATGCCCCGTATCTTCTTTCAAAGGATGATCTCAATCTATTATCATAGAGACATGCATGATAAGATGTTTGAG ATATTTGCTGACATGGAAGAGCTCGGCGTTCGACCCACTATGCCGGTCGTTAACATGGTCGGGGATGTATTCAAAAAGCTTGACATGTTGGACAAGTACCaaaaattaaatagaaaatatCCGCCGCCAAAATGGGAATACCGATATATTAAAGGTAAGCGTATCAGAGTCAGAGCAAAATATCTTGGTACAACAGATGATGACGGTGAGATAAGTCCTGACAAAGAAGACGATAGCGATTTAATGGATCATAATGATAATCCTGAAATTAGTTTTGATGAATGCAATGAGGTAGATAATATGTATAGCAAGTTCTAG
- the LOC142519255 gene encoding pentatricopeptide repeat-containing protein At4g21190 isoform X4, with protein MLGLRHSLAIFGTGLEPVQFSKNSCRNLVQCGAKGPRPRYPRVWKTKKRIGTISKSLKLIECIKGLSNVKEEVYGALDSFIAWDLEFPLITVKKALKSLENEKEWKRIIQVTKWMLSKGQGRTMGSYYTLLNALAEDERLDEAEALWGTLFSENLESMPRIFFQRMISIYYHRDMHDKMFEIFADMEELGVRPTMPVVNMVGDVFKKLDMLDKYQKLNRKYPPPKWEYRYIKGKRIRVRAKYLGTTDDDGEISPDKEDDSDLMDHNDNPEISFDECNEVDNMYSKF; from the exons ATGCTCGGCTTGAGGCATTCTCTGGCAATTTTCGGTACAGGATTGGAACCTGTTCAGTTTTCGAAGAACAGCTGCCGAAATCTTGTG CAATGTGGTGCTAAGGGTCCTCGACCAAGGTATCCCCGTGTCTGGAAAACCAAAAAGAGAATAGGGACCATTTCAAAGTCCCTGAAGCTTATTGAGTGT ATTAAGGGATTATCAAATGTCAAAGAGGAGGTGTATGGTGCACTTGATTCCTTTATTGCATGGGATTTAGAATTCCCCCTGATTACAGTGAAGAAAGCTTTGAAAAGCCTTGAAAATGAAAAGGAGTGGAAGAGAATAATTCAG GTAACAAAATGGATGTTAAGCAAAGGTCAAGGGCGAACAATGGGAAGCTATTACACTTTGCTGAATGCTTTGGCAGAGGATGAACGACTTGATGAAGCTGAAGCTCTCTGGGGGACACTATTTTCTGAAAACTTGGAAAGCATGCCCCGTATCTTCTTTCAAAGGATGATCTCAATCTATTATCATAGAGACATGCATGATAAGATGTTTGAG ATATTTGCTGACATGGAAGAGCTCGGCGTTCGACCCACTATGCCGGTCGTTAACATGGTCGGGGATGTATTCAAAAAGCTTGACATGTTGGACAAGTACCaaaaattaaatagaaaatatCCGCCGCCAAAATGGGAATACCGATATATTAAAGGTAAGCGTATCAGAGTCAGAGCAAAATATCTTGGTACAACAGATGATGACGGTGAGATAAGTCCTGACAAAGAAGACGATAGCGATTTAATGGATCATAATGATAATCCTGAAATTAGTTTTGATGAATGCAATGAGGTAGATAATATGTATAGCAAGTTCTAG
- the LOC142518782 gene encoding acyltransferase GLAUCE-like yields MVSHTLSLTLQDLMKEEQTLLFSPSNPTPVETMFLSNIDQALTFPVETVFFYEVPSNMTLSDTTDVADKVKKAVSEVLLRPYYFMAGRLNFNDETKRMELFCNNAGVIFVSAKSRFSIKDLGNLSYPNPTFSNLIHRPGLYKSLAETAVFTIQVTRFKCGGFSIGFMSNHGVLDGKSASEMFDNLASVCRGEGLKSQPIKNDRTCIRARNPPQIHYPHKEYVKLAKTASLASSFTSQKRTSPSPLIFSEKYAHKLFSFSFETLKLLKQKAILKCSTFEAIAAHIWRARTKAVFDEKNHDQDSTVLFAVDIRNETTPPLPDSFAGNAVITAFATAKARDLIEKPLSFGVETVKKGRERVTDKYIRSAIDWLEVHKGIPATCDGSFYVSAWWKLPFKELDFGFGKPRYGGPIVSGNDEFVLLLSDENGIGINVWMGLKKEKMERFESCVFEI; encoded by the exons ATGGTTTCCCACACTCTCTCTTTAACATTACAAGATTTAATGAAAGAGGAACAGACTTTACTGTTCTCTCCTAGCAATCCTACACCTGTAGAAACCATGTTTTTATCCAACATAGATCAAGCACTAACTTTTCCGGTCGAAACAGTCTTTTTCTACGAAGTTCCTTCAAATATGACTTTATCAGATACAACTGACGTCGCGGATAAGGTGAAAAAAGCGGTGAGTGAAGTGCTTTTGAGGCCTTATTATTTCATGGCTGGAAGACTTAACTTCAATGATGAGACTAAGAGAATGGAACTTTTTTGCAATAATGCTGGAGTCATTTTTGTGAGTGCAAAATCAAGATTTTCAATCAAGGATCTGGGAAATCTTTCCTACCCGAATCCCACTTTTAGTAATCTGATTCACCGTCCCGGGCTGTATAAAAGCCTAGCAGAAACTGCTGTTTTCACTATCCAG GTTACAAGATTTAAATGTGGTGGATTTTCAATAGGATTCATGTCGAACCATGGTGTTCTCGACGGGAAATCAGCAAGTGAAATGTTTGATAATCTTGCTTCAGTATGCAGAGGAGAAGGCTTAAAATCTCAACCCATCAAGAATGACAGAACTTGCATCAGAGCAAGAAATCCACCCCAAATTCATTATCCACATAAAGAATACGTAAAACTTGCTAAGACAGCATCCCTCGCATCATCTTTCACCTCACAGAAAAGAACATCACCATCTCCACTGATTTTCTCCGAAAAGTATGCACACAAACTCTTCTCTTTCAGTTTTGAAACGCTCAAACTATTGAAACAAAAAGCCATTTTGAAGTGCTCAACCTTTGAAGCCATTGCCGCACACATTTGGAGGGCAAGAACAAAGGCAGTATTTGATGAGAAAAACCATGATCAAGATTCAACAGTTCTCTTTGCTGTGGACATAAGGAATGAAACGACACCACCTCTACCGGATTCGTTCGCAGGAAACGCTGTAATTACAGCATTTGCAACTGCAAAAGCTCGGGATTTGATCGAAAAACCCTTATCTTTCGGGGTAGAAACCGTGAAAAAAGGGAGGGAAAGAGTGACAGATAAGTATATAAGATCAGCTATAGATTGGCTGGAAGTTCACAAAGGAATTCCAGCAACTTGTGATGGAAGTTTCTATGTGTCAGCTTGGTGGAAACTGCCATTTAAAGAGCTTGATTTTGGATTTGGAAAGCCTCGATATGGTGGTCCGATTGTGAGTGGGAATGATGAGTTTGTTCTTCTTTTATCTGATGAAAATGGGATAGGAATTAATGTGTGGATGGGTCTAAAAAAGGAGAAAATGGAGAGGTTCGAGTCTTGTGTTTTTGAGATATGA